In Ictidomys tridecemlineatus isolate mIctTri1 chromosome 16, mIctTri1.hap1, whole genome shotgun sequence, a single genomic region encodes these proteins:
- the LOC144371260 gene encoding LOW QUALITY PROTEIN: uncharacterized protein LOC144371260 (The sequence of the model RefSeq protein was modified relative to this genomic sequence to represent the inferred CDS: substituted 1 base at 1 genomic stop codon) — MSHICKLFCQGFSQHPSLKNYQRIHTGEKPYTCKVCGMSFNRNSNLDRHNRIHTGEKPYKCNVCGKSFSEKSSLTNHQRMHTGEKPYKCKECGKSFNQKIDLIRHLRMHTGEKPYMCTMCGKIFRLKSSLTRHQRIHTGEKPYKCKECGKAFNTISQLNCHKRIHTGEKPYKCKVCGMSFNRNSNLDRHNRIHTGEKPYKCKVCGKSFNTNSNLDCHNSIHTGEKPYKCTVCGKSFSEKSSLTQHKRIHTGEKPYKCKECCKAFNSISQLNCHKRIHTGEKPYKCKVCGKSFNKNSNLDCHNRIHTGEKPYKCNVCGKSFSEKSSLTKHQRIHTGEKPYKCNVCGKSFSEKSSLTKHQRIHTGEKPYKCKECGKSFNQKIDLIRHLRMHTGEKPYMCTVCGKIFRHKSSLTQHQRIHTGEKPYKCXECGKAFNSISQLNCHKRIHTGKKPYKCKLCGKSFNQKSSLTQHQQIHTGEKPYRCKECGNSFNQKIVLTRHLRIHSGEKPYKCRECGKDFNQQSSLTRHQRTHITDKSCKCEEWQSF; from the coding sequence ATGTCCCACATATGTAAACTATTTTGCCAAGGTTTCAGTCAACacccaagccttaaaaattaccagagaattcataccggagagaagccctacacatgtaaagtgtgtggcatgagctttaatagaaactcaaatcttgatcgccacaacaggattcatactggagagaaaccctacaaatgtaatgtgtgtggcaagagttttagtgaaaaatcatcacttactaatCACCAGcgaatgcacactggagagaagccctacaaatgtaaagaatgtggcaaaagttttaatcaaaaaatagatcttattcggcacctgagaatgcacactggagagaagccctacatgtGTACAATGTGTGGCAAAATTTTCCGTCtcaaatcatcacttactcggcaccagcgaatccacactggagagaagccctacaaatgtaaagaatgtggcaaagcttttaataccatctcacagcttaattgtcacaaaaggattcatactggagagaagccctacaaatgtaaagtgtgtggcatgagctttaatagaaactcaaatcttgatcgccacaacaggattcatactggagagaagccctataaatgtaaagtgtgtggcaagagttttaatacaaactcaaatcttgattgccacaacagtattcatactggagagaaaccctacaaatgtactgtgtgtggcaagagttttagtgaaaaatcatcacttactcagcacaagcgaatccacactggagagaagccctacaaatgtaaagagtgttgcaaagcttttaatagcatctcacagcttaattgtcacaaaaggattcatactggagagaagccctacaaatgtaaagtgtgtggcaagagttttaataaaaactcaaatcttgattgccacaacaggattcatactggagagaaaccctacaaatgtaatgtatgtggcaagagttttagtgaaaaatcatcacttactaaacaccagcgaatccacactggagagaagccctacaaatgtaatgtatgtggcaagagttttagtgaaaaatcatcacttactaagcaccagcgaatccacactggagagaagccctacaaatgtaaagaatgtggcaaaagttttaatcaaaaaatagatcttattcggcacctgagaatgcacactggagagaagccctacatgtgtacagtgtgtggcaaaattTTTCGTCACAAATCATCACTTAcccagcaccagcgaatccacactggagagaagccctacaaatgttaagaatgtggcaaagcttttaatagcatctcacagcttaattgtcacaaaaggattcatactggaaagaagccctacaaatgtaaattgtgtggcaagagtttcaatcaaaaatcatcacttactcaacaccagcaaatccacactggagagaagccctacagatgtaaagaatgtggcaatagttttaatcaaaaaatagtacttactcggcacctgagaatccatagtggagagaagccctacaaatgtagagaatgtggcaaagattttaatcaacaatcatcacttactcgacatCAGAGAACCCATATTACAGACAAGTCctgtaaatgtgaagaatggcaaagcttttaa